Proteins encoded within one genomic window of Mycolicibacterium monacense:
- the ipdF gene encoding (5R,7aS)-5-hydroxy-7a-methyl-1-oxo-2,3,5,6,7,7a-hexahydro-1H-indene-carboxyl-CoA reductase, translated as MSDLSVAPKEIDGHGLLAGKVVLVTAAAGTGIGSTTARRALLEGADVVISDYHERRLNETRDQLTELGLGKVDAVVCDVTSTEAVDALITSTVEKAGRLDVLVNNAGLGGQTPVVDMTDDEWDRVMNVTLTSVMRATRAALRYFRDAEHGGVIVNNASVLGWRAQHSQSHYAAAKAGVMALTRCSAIEAVEYGVRINAVSPSIARHKFLEKTSSSDLLDRLAEGEAFGRAAEPWEVAATIAFLASDYSSYLTGEVISVSSQHP; from the coding sequence ATGAGCGATCTTTCCGTCGCGCCGAAGGAGATCGATGGCCACGGTCTCCTGGCGGGCAAGGTCGTACTCGTGACCGCCGCCGCCGGCACCGGCATCGGGTCGACGACGGCGCGGCGTGCGCTACTCGAAGGCGCCGACGTCGTCATCTCCGACTACCACGAGCGCCGCCTGAACGAGACCCGGGACCAGCTCACCGAACTCGGGCTCGGGAAGGTCGACGCGGTGGTGTGCGATGTCACGTCCACCGAAGCCGTCGACGCCCTCATCACCTCCACCGTCGAAAAGGCCGGACGGCTCGACGTTCTCGTCAACAACGCCGGCCTCGGCGGTCAGACACCGGTGGTCGACATGACCGACGACGAGTGGGACCGCGTCATGAACGTCACCCTCACCTCCGTCATGCGCGCCACCCGCGCCGCGCTGCGCTACTTCCGCGACGCCGAGCACGGCGGCGTGATCGTCAACAACGCCAGCGTCCTGGGTTGGCGCGCACAGCATTCGCAGTCGCACTACGCCGCGGCCAAGGCCGGCGTCATGGCTCTCACCCGGTGCAGTGCGATCGAGGCCGTCGAGTACGGGGTGCGCATCAACGCCGTCTCGCCCAGCATCGCCCGGCACAAATTCCTGGAGAAGACGAGTTCGTCGGATCTGCTCGACCGGCTCGCCGAGGGTGAGGCGTTCGGCCGCGCGGCCGAACCGTGGGAGGTGGCGGCCACCATCGCCTTCCTCGCCAGCGACTACTCGAGTTACCTGACCGGCGAGGTCATCTCGGTTTCGAGCCAGCACCCGTGA